The Maridesulfovibrio salexigens DSM 2638 region TCTGGTCAGGGGTGGGAGAAGTAAAAACTTCACCGGGGCAGGCGCCGTCAAGCATACCTTTGCCGACAAAACCGCCGTGCATGGGTTCATGACCGGAACCACCGCCGGAAACAATAGCTACTTTTCCTTTAACAGGAGCATCTTCACGGACTACGTAGTAGGGATCGTAGTTTACTTTCAGTTCAGGATGCGCGAGGGCCATACCCTCAAGCTGTTCCTTAACCACATTTTCCACATCATTGATCAATTTTTTCATAGTTAAAATCACCTCTGGTTCTAGGTTCCTTACGTGATGGCAACATTAAATCAATTGAGAAACATTGTCGACAAATGAACGCGTTTTTTTTCGCTTCCATTTAAATCATTTTTATTTACGGAATATAATTTTCATTTTCGAAAACATTTTCCTTAATATTTTCCATGAGAAATGATTTTAACCCCTGTTTCATCCCTGAGACGATCCCATCAGGAAAATAGATGCTGTATTGAATAACATACGCTTATAGGAAAATAGTTGGCACTTACCATACCAGCAAACTATGCATGAAAACTTACTATTTCAAATTCGAACTCTTCACTATTTAATTGATAGTGATTTTTTTTATCAATTAGGCTGGTCAGCCTCTATTTTGATGATTATATTTAATTATACACAAAAAAACATAATTCATTATTTTAATAAAAGGCAGGATCATACCTCATCCGGGGGAGAGGGGGACAACATGAAGAATTTAATATTTATAACATTAATATCACTTTTTATTGCGGCTTCGGGCGCACAGGCAGCAACTATTAACGGATGGGCGCACAGCGATAACATTAGCGCCGACATATACACAACCTACTCAGCAAGTGAGTCCAGTTTGTTACTTACCGTAACCAATACTTCGCCGGCGACCTCAGCATATCTCAGTGGTCTGTTATTTTCAGCTTCGGGGGCGACCTTAAACTTAAGAGAAGTAGCTTATTACTCTGACTCTATTTCAACTTCACCATTAAATGTTACAGACAACTGGTCTCAAGGGACTCCTGCAAGCGCCCTTCTCAACTCCCAACCCATGAAGTACCTTGAAGGATTAGATACAACCATTTTCACCGGTAGTGACTTTTTAGGCGGATCTCCTAATGACGCACTTCCAATAGGCTGGACGGCAAATTTCATGTTCGATGTGGACGGGGCTTATACCGAATCCATAAATAACTTTGTAGCTCGTTTTCAGGGCATTAATTATCCCGGACTAACCGGATCAGACAGTGATTTTGCCTCCTCTGTACCGACTCCCATACCGGGAGCAATCTGGTTGCTCGGAGCCGGATTGGGAGGACTGGCTATACTAAGACGCAGAATGCAGGTGTGACCGTAAAATCCTCCGGCAGAGAGATTCTGCTGGAGGATTTTTTCTGTTCATATCATTCGCCATAATCATAACATTATTGCCTGATGAAACTTTAAAGCCGTCGAAACAGAATAGTATACTTTTAAATTCCTACAGACTTCCCTAAACCTAGAATCATGCGTATATTTAAAGTATATCCAGAAATTTATACCAAAAAAGCATAATTTGTCATTGGTAATATTATTGAAAAGGGTCAAGGGGGAGGAATCATGTATAAATTCATATTTGTACCAATACTGGCAGTCATGCTTGCAACATCGGCAGCTCAGGCCGCAACAATCTCCGGCTGGACACACCCTGACTACGTAAAGGCTGACATTAATACCTCATACTCCCCCGCAGATTCCAGCCTGCTGCTGACAGTAAAGAACACCTCTCCGGCAGACTCAGCAACACTGAGAGGACTTCTATTTACTGCTCCTGATGTGACACTGACCCTGCGGGAAGTATCCTACTATTCCCAATCAGTCTCCACTCCCATACAAGTCACCAAAAACTGGAATATTGATTCTGCAGAGGGAACAAATCTAAATGCGGAACCTATGAAATATTACGATGGACTGAACACAGTTTTATATACCGGAAATAATTTTCAGGGAGGTAATCCTAAAACAGGTCTCGATGTCGGCTGGACTGCAACTTTCCTGTTTGATGTGGATGGTGAAATGGAAGCACCATTGAATCAATTCATCGCCAGATTTCAAAGCATAGATTATGCTGGAATGACTGCATCAGACAGTGACTTCGCACATTCTGTCCCGACACCTATTCCGGGTGCTGTTTGGCTGTTCACTTTCGGACTGGCCGGAATTGCCCTATTACGACAAAGAATAATCACTTCATAAAACTAAAAATCCTCCGGCAAATCAATTTCGCCGGAGGATTTTTTTTATCTGGTACGGAATAAATTTCTATTTCTTCAAATTGCTGACCGACTCCCGCTCGACAAGAGAGGGCTCAACCTTTATCTGCAACCCTTCGATTCGCTTACTGGACAACCTATCGATAAGGGTATCCACTGCACGTGCTGCTATTTCTTTCTTCGGCTGGTGAATGGTGGTTAGTGCCGGAGCTGTAAAACGGGAAATATAAACATTGTCATAGCCGATAACCGACAGGTCCTGCGGCACCCTGACTCCAAGTCTAACCGCTTCACTCAGCATACCGATAGCCATCATATCGTTACAAACAAATACGGCACTGGGCAGTTTATCAAGCCCGAAGAGATAATGCATGGCCTCGACTCCGCCTTCGCAACCATAATCACCTTCCACTATCCACTCGTCACGAACAGGAAGACCTGTCTCGACCATAGCTTGTCGATAACCTTCCAGACGTTCCTTGGCTGAACGGCGGTCCTGCGGTCCAGCGATGCAACCGATATCGGTATGCCCCTTGGCGATTAAATACTTAGTGGCCAGACGAGCCCCGCTAAGTGAATTGTCATAAATCCTGTCCACATTATCTGATTCCGGACCCCAGTCGAAAACAACAATGGGAACGCTGCGCTCAGCTTCAATCAGATTGATAATCTCATCATTCACTTCACTGCAAAGGAGCAGCAAGCCGTCTACGCGTTTCTCCTCAAGAGCATCGAGATTGGCTTCCATGCGGTTGATATCACCCTCTGTATTGCACAGGAAAAGAGTATACCCTCGCTCATAGCAACGGCGTTCAACCCCATGCACCACCTCGGCAAAGAAAGGGTTGCGGCTGGCAGTTACCAGCATGCCCAAAGTCCGGGTCTGCTGAACTTTCAGACTGCGTGCAATGGAAGACGGACGATAATTCAACTCCTCCACAGCCCGCTCCACCAGCTCCCGCTTCTCGTCACTGACGAATCGAGTCCGGTTTAGAACATGTGATACAGTAGAGGTGGAAACGCCTGCCAATTTTGCTACGTCTTTGATGGTCGCCATAAAATTTTTACGAATTATCCTTTATAAATTTATTCACTTCTTCAAGGCTGGGAATGGAAGTCTGAGCGCCAAGACGGGTTACAGAAATCGCTGCCGCACCGTGTGCAAAACCAATAGCTTGTTCGAGACTTGCGCCCTTCTGCATGGAAGCAACCAGTGCACCATTAAAAGTATCCCCGGCAGCAGTCGTGTCCACAGGATCAACCTTGTACCCGCGGATAAGCTTCTTCCCTTCCGCACGGCTCACAAACGCCCCCTTCTCACCAAGTGTAATCAATACCGTTTCAACGCCTTTGCCGTGCAACACACAAGCAGCCATTGCAGCGTCATCCTCACTCTCCACCTTTACTCCGGTAAGCAATTCTGCTTCGGTTTCGTTGGGAGTGATTATATCAAGATTCGCCAGCAGAGAATCGGGCAAGGCACGGGCGGGTGCTGGATTCAAAATTACTTTTGTTCCTGCTTCGCGGGCTTCTTTTGCAACAAGCTCAATTGTTTCCAGCGGACTTTCAAGCTGCATAAGCAGGGTTTCAGCTTCGCGGATCAAACCAAGATGAGGCTTAAGAGCTTCGGGAGTAAGCGCTGCATTGGCTTCAGCAGAAATAGAAATGGCATTCTCGCCGCCGGCAGCAATCTGGATCAAGGCGATTCCGGTGGGCAGACCTTCCACAGTCATAACCGCAGAGGTTTCAATCCCGTCCTGCTGAAATTCATTGATCATACGCCGTCCGAAATCATCATCCCCCACACAGGCAATAAAACCGATTTCCGCACCAAGACGGGCCGCAGCCACCGCCTGATTAGCTCCCTTGCCGCCGGGTATGATCTGATAACCATGCCCGGTAACGGTCTCGCCGGGACGCGGGAAATTATCCACCTGCAAAACATGGTCAGCATTTACACTACCGAGAACGATTAATCTGGGCGAAGCCATAACACTCTCCATCTCGCGAACAAGGCGTGTCGACAACAATCGACACGCCTTGGAATATTCAATTATTTTACAACCATCAAGGGGACGGGAATATAAGCATCAACCTTTTCGCCCTTGAGAACCTTATCGGCAGTTTTAACACCGAGGAGACCTATCAGTGCGGGCTGCTGAGCGATGGTTCCGGCCATGTCGCCGCGCTTAACTGCAGCAACACCGTCATCGGTACCGTCAAAACCTACAACCACAACTTTCTTACCGGCAGCCTGAAGAGCGCGGATAGCGCCGAGTGCCATTTCATCATTCTGAGCAAAAACACCCTGCACATCGCCATTAGCGGCAAGCAGGTTTTCCATTACGTTCAGGCCCTTGGTGCGGTCAAAATCAGCAGGCTGTGAAGCGAGAACCTTGAAGCCGTTAGCTTTAACTGCTTTGGCAAATCCTGCGCCACGGTCACGGGCTGCGGAAGTACCGGCCAGACCTTCAAGCTGGATAACTTTTGCGCCTTTACCCAGTTTTTCTGCCATGAAATCACCGGCCATTTTACCACCTGCTACGTTATCGGAAGCAATGTGGGAAGCAACTTTACCTGCGGAAGCGCCACGGTCGAGGGTCAGCACAGGAATATTGCTGCGGTTGGCAAGACGGATAGCGTTAACAACTGCATCGGAATCAGTGGGGTTGATCAAGATAGCCTTTACGCCGCGTACGGTAAGGTCCTCAACGTTAGCCAGTTCCTTTGCAGGGTCATTCTGGGAATCGAGCACGATGAGTTCGTAACCCATGTCTTTAGCTTTCTTAACAGCACCGTCCTTGAGGGTGACGAAGAAGGGGTTGTTCAGGGTGGAAACTACAAGTGCGAGGGTTTCCTTAGCCTGTGCGGAAACGCTGAGGCCTAAAGTAAGTACCAGAGCCATGGCGAGGGTCATAAGTTTTTTCATCCTACACTCCTAATGTTTTTATTACTTGCTTTTGGTATCCACCAAAACCGCTAAAAGGATGACCAGCGCCTTGGCTATCATCTGATAATAGGAAGATACATCAAGCAAATTCAGTGCGTTATTTAGAAAGCCGATAATGAGCGCACCCAGCAGGGTTCCCATGATCGTGCCTTTACCACCCATAAGAGAAGTTCCGCCGAGAACAACAGCGGCAATAGCATCCAGCTCATAACCGTATCCGGCAGTAGGCTGAGCCGAGGAAAGACGAGAGGTTACGATCAGACCGGACAAAGCCGAAAGAAATCCGGCAATAGCGTAAACCGCAATCTTGATTCTATCCACATTGATACCGGAAAGACGGGTAGCCTCTTCATTTCCGCCAAGCGCGTAAATATAGCGTCCAAGACGGGTATGATTCAGCAGGTACCACGCTGCGCCAAAGGTAAAAGCCATAATCCAGATGGGGAACGGAATGCCTAGCAGATAGCCGGTACCGATAAAGGCGAAAGAGTCGGCAACTTCAGTGAATCCGGTGGAGATGGGCCGACCGTCCGTGTAAACAAGGGTCAAGCCGCGCACGAGGGTCATGGAAACCAGCGTGGCAATGAATGCCTGCACTTTTCCTTTAGCAATAATGACCCCGCTGATTCCGCCTAGAATCGCTCCTGCGCCAAGAGCTGCACCGACAGCCACAATTACCGGCATCTGAGCCGCAATAAGGCTGGCTCCAACAGCCCCGCAAAGAGCCAGTACCGAACCGACAGAAAGATCAATGCCCGCAGTGAGAATGACAAGGGTCATACCCACAGCCATGACCGCGTTAATGGCTGTCTGACGCAGGATGTTCAGGATATTTCCTGTGGTGAAAAAATTGGGATTGAGAAAAGAAACAATGACGATCATTACTACAAGAGCAATGAGTGTTTTTTGCTCAATCAATCTATCTTTGACGGACACTGTTTTAAGCTGTCCCTTAACTGCTTCGCTCATGCGACCTCCTGTCCCGTACTTAAAAATATATTCACTGCCTATCGGCCCCTGCCGATGGCGCAGGCCATGAGTTTTTCCTGATCAGCTTCTTCCGCTTTGTATTCCCCGCAGATACGGCCTTCGTGCATAACAAGGATACGATCAGACATACCGAGGATTTCTGGCATTTCAGAAGAAACAAGAATGATGCTCATCCCCTCTTCCTTGAAACGGTTGATGAGCTGATAGATTTCTTTTTTAGCCCCCACATCCACTCCTCGGGTCGGCTCATCAAGGATGAAAACCTTGGGGCGATCCATGAGTCCTTTGGCGATGGCGACCTTCTGCTGGTTACCGCCGGAAAGGTTGCCGACAGCCTGGTCACGCGAAGGAGTGCGGATATTGAAAGTATCGATGTAGGAATCCACAGCCTCTTTTTCCCGGCTGCGATGAATGTGACCTGCTGCGGATGAAAATTCACGCAGGGCGGCAAGGGTCATATTTTCTATAATTGAAAGGCCGAGCACCAGCCCGTCTGCCTTGCGGTCTTCACTGATGTAAGCGATTCCAGCTTCAAGAGCATCGTGCGGAGATTTGATCTTCAAGGTTTCACCGAACAGAGAGACAGAACCGCCTGTGACGGGATAAGCCCCGTAAATGGCCTTCATCAGTTCGGTACGCCCTGCGCCCATCAAACCGGAAACTCCGAGGATTTCACCCTCGTGAAGGGAGAAAGAGATATTATCCAATCTAGGACCGGAAAGCTCCTTGACTTCAAGGCTGACTTGCCCCGGCTGAACTTCTACACGGGGAAATTGTTCATCAAGCCTGCGTCCGACCATCATTTCAATAAGACGATCTTCGTCAATATCGCTCACAGGGCTTTCGCCGATGAATTGACCGTCACGTATTACCGTAACGTCATCACAAATTTCAAAAATTTCTTTTAAACGGTGTGAAATGTAGACAATCCCGTGCCCGGAATCGCGAAGCTCATTAATTACATTAAACAGAGCGGTGGTTTCAGTCTCAGTCAGGGTATCGGTGGGTTCGTCCATGATGATAACCTTGGACTCAAATGAAATGGCTTTGGCGATCTCCACCATCTGCTGCTCACCAATCCCCAACTCGCCCAGCCGGATTTTGGAAGACCGTTTCACTCCCAGCTTTGCAAGCAGTTTATCAGCACTGGCATACATATCCTTCCAAAGGATACGGCCCATAGTTCCCACTTTTTCCCGGCCCAAAAAAATATTTTCAGCAATGGAAAGCTCAGGAAGCAGGTTCAATTCCTGATGAATAATGCTGATTCCGGCCTGCTGGGAATCACGAGGGCTCTTGAAATTACGATTCTGACCAAGATAATTGATGAAGCCAGCATCGCGCTTATATATCCCGGTCAAAACCTTCATAAGCGTCGATTTGCCTGCACCGTTTTCGCCAACAAGACCCATGACCTTGCCAGCTGAGACATTCAGGTTAACGCCATCGAGAGCTTTAACGCCCGGAAAACTTTTTTCTATTCCTTCCAACCTGAGCAGTACACTCATGGTTTCCCCCTAGAAAACTACGCCGGCCTTGAAAGTAATATTCGCGTAAGGAGTGAACTCTCCGGTCCGAACAATGGCAACGCTCTTTTTCGTGTTGAGCTTGAAATTTACGTGGCGCACATAATCCACCGGGATATCCTTGCCGCGCTGAGCAGACTCCATTTCAAGAACACTGATCAATTCATCATGTCTGTCCGAACTTACATCCTTGAACTCTTCTGCCAATTCAACAGACTCAAGTTCCATTTCCATTAAAACGGCCTTAACCACATCAATGAAGGAAGGAATCCCTTCAGAAACAGCCAGATCAATACGCTGCACACCTTCAGGAATAGGCAGTCCGGCATCGCAGACGGTCAACGCATCAAAATGGCCCAGCTTGGATATAATATATGATAATTCAGAATTAAGAAGTCCTGTTCTTTTCATGTTTTCTCCTAAGTAAAAAAGCATCCCCATACGGGCAAAGTAACCAACCAGTAACATCATCGAAACGTTTGCGCAATCGATTCGATAATCAACTAACGAGTCAATTCTTATTAAGCGCCAATGTCGAATTATTTGACTTATACAGTCTAATAACACACATTGATAACTCGGAGGAATATCATGCAGAAAATTTTAATTTGGCTCACGTTGTTGTTTTGTGCTCAGCCCGCATTCGCTCAAGCCCCACTGCAAGCAGTCTTACTTGTTGACCGCCCTCTCCCGTATGAAACATACATATATAGACTACTTGAGCTTGCATTAAAAAATCAGCAGCAAGCGTATAAATTAGAGATTGAAATAATTGATGCAACGCAACCCAGAAGAGTAAAAATAGTAAGCTCTTCCCCAAAAAACTACGTGATAGCACTAGGGAATCGCAATGAACACGAAAAACAGCTGCAGCCCATTTATATTCCCATCCAGCTGGGACTAGGTTTGGGGCAGCGCATCATGCTCACACGTTCTGAAGTAAGGGACAGCCTGAAAGGTGTAAAAAATCTGAAAGATCTGTCTAAATTTGTTTTTGCGCAGGGGCTGGGTTGGTCAGATGTAAAAATATTACAGGATGCCGGATTGAAAGTTTATACCCCTGCGGACCCGGCAAGTATTCCGGGAATGCTGATGCGTAAAAGAGTCGACCTTTATCCGCGCGGACTATTCGAGATTGATCTTGAATATAAACGTTATGTACCGGACCATCCTGATCTTGTTATCGATGATAATATAGTCCTCACCTATCCATTAGCATCCTTTTTTTATGTCAGAGAAGACAACAAATTACTGCATGACGCAATCAAGAAAGGACTTGAAAAGGCATACTACTCTGGTCAATTGCAAGACCTGATTATGACCGATCCAACATTTAGCAAAACATTACGTGAAATCCAGCTGGACAAACGGGTGAAAATTGAAGTGCCTGTTGAAAGTCTTGATGTCAGTGAAAAAGCATTATCGGCTTTGAAAAAGTTTACTTTTGTGCCCGGAAAGAAAGTTGGAGAGAAGGTAAAATAAAAGACGGCGCACTATCCACGCTCTTCCGTTAATAATTTTTATTTTCAAACAAAACAGTTAAGATAACAAAAAAAAGGCCCAACCTTTCGGTTGAGCCTTTCTGATGAAGCATGGTGGTTGCGGGGGCCGGATTTGAACCAACGACCTTCGGGTTATGAGCCCGACGAGCTACCAAGCTGCTCCACCCCGCGTCACTGGAAAGAGGTTCTACAGACGAGACCACTTCCTGTCAACAGCTATTTACAAATTATTTAAATTTTCTTATCTCATCTCTCGATATGACAAACCACTACGAACTATCTCTCGTAATCCCTGTCTACAATGAACAGGATAATTTACGTAAACTAATGCAGGAAATAGATTCGGCCTTAGAACCGACTGATATTCCATATGAAGTTATATTTGTAGATGACGGCAGCAAAGACAACAGTCTCGCCGTTCTCAAGGATATTTCATCAACCTATCCCAAAGCCCGCTATATTTCATTTGCGGAAAACCGGGGACAGTCCGCTGCCTTCTGTGCCGGATTCGATGAAGCCCGCGCACCGCGTGTCGCCACTATGGATGCAGACCTGCAGAATGACCCTGCCGATCTTCCAGCCATGTACGCCCTCTACAATGAAGGACACACCATGACCATCGGCTGGCGTCAGAAACGCAAGGATGTCTGGATTAAGCGTATCGCTTCCAAAATAGCAAATGCCATCCGTAACAGACTGACCAACGAGACCGTGCAAGATACCGGATGCTCCCTTAAAATCATGGATACTGCCATGGTCCGCGCAATCCCACGCTTTAACGGCATGCACCGTTTCCTGCCCACACTCATGAAAATGCAGGGAGCTTCCGTTGCTGAGATGAAAGTCAACCACCGTCCCCGCTTCGAAGGTGAATCCAAGTACGGAACCATCGACCGCGCAATAGCCGGTGGTTATGACCTGCTTGGAGTACGCTGGCTTCTGGGTCGCCATTTCTCATACAGTGTAAAAGAACGTAGCGATGACAAATAAATGAGTGCAGTAAGCAGTGAATCAAAAGTAAGCATGAAGGCCCTGATCAAAGGGCTTGCTATGCTTAGTGTCTTGGGGCTTTCGGTTTATCTGATCCGCTATGCCGGACTTGCCGATGCCCTTGATACCCACTGGATGGACGAACATGTGCGCTCTCGCGGACTTACCGGAGTACTCACCTATGTGGGATTGGCGGCATTCTTTTCGGCTGTCGGTTTTCCCAGACAGGTGATCTGCTTCATGGGCGGATACGCGTACGGTTTCGCTCTTGGAACCCTGCTCGGAACCATCGGCACAGGACTCGGTTGCGCCGGAGCATTCGTCTATTCCCGGCTGGTAGGCCGTTCTTTCATTAAAAGGAAGTTCGGTGCACGCATCCAGAAAGTCGATGATTTCCTGAGCCGCAGCCCCTTCAACATGGCTCTTACGATCCGCTTCTTCCCATTGGGCAGTAATGTAGTCACAAATATTCTGGCGGGGGTAACCAGTATTCCAGCCCTGCCCTTCATACTTGGTTCCACTGTTGGATACTTACCCCAGAACATGGTCTTCGCTCTCTTCGGAAGCGGCGTGGAAGTATCATCAAGCTTGCGCATGATCATGGCAGTGGTGCTCTTTGTCATTTCCACCCTGCTGGGATTCAAAATCTACCGCAAATACCGCAATCAGGCTGAAGCGGTAGTGGAATAACAGCCTCAAAATATCTCACATAAAAATCCCGGACAGGTCCGACCTGTCCGGGATTTTTATGTGAGATTTCAACCGCAGACACCAAAATGGCTGCGTTCTTTTTGCAAAGACTAATCAACACCGCATTGTTTTTTACCGGCATTAAAAATTTTACTTTCGTTATCAAGACACCTGCCCAGCACTTCTGCTTCCGCCTCAGTAGTATGAATAGATAAATTTTTAATACATCCCATAAGTCCCTGCTTTGCCCTGCTGAAGACAGGACGCATACATACTGCTTTCTGGCCGGGAGCAGCCATAAGTTCGTTTTCAAGCTCATTCAATACAGAATTCATACATCCCTTGAAGCTTTGTATGTCATTATCAGTTATTTTATCATCGTCCTTATCAATATAAGACAAACAAGAATCGATCTTATGATCCAAATTGGACGCAATGGCAGATCCTGCGAACATAAATGATAAAATAACAGCCAACAGAATGGTAGTTTTTGTCATGGTTCTCTTCCTCTCAGTTCCCGGTTTGTAATTTAAAGTAAGATTACTGGCTATAACCGAAGCCACTAAAGCAAGTCTCCTAACCACACGCCAAACTAACATAGCAATCCGACCAAAAACAAGACAAACTTGATCACAGGATCAAAATCCACATTCTTTTTTGATTGACATCGAAAATCGTTTTCAATATCAAGAAAGCACTTTTCTCAACAAAATAAACAAAACAAAAACACATGAGATTTAGCATATGACCCCAAAATTAATAGCCAATTCGCTGCATACATTGATTAAAACCAAACAACCCACATTCCTCTGGGGGCCTCCCGGAGTTGGAAAAAGTCAGGTTGTAGCCCAAGTAGCTAACGAATTGGACCTCAAGCTTATAGATCTGCGCGCAGTGTTGCTCGATCCGGTTGACCTGCGCGGCCTGCCCCGCATTTCCGATGATGGTGACGCAAGCTGGTGCCCGCCCTCTTTCTTACCCAAAGACGGCAAGGGAATCCTGTTCCTTGATGAACTTAACGCAGCCCCTCCTTTGGTGCAGGCCGCCTGCTATCAACTGGTCCTTGACCGCAAGCTGGGAGAATACGCTCTCCCTGAAGGCTGGACCGTTATAGCAGCAGGAAACAGGGAATCGGATAAAGCTGTGACTCACCGTATGCCCTCTGCCCTTGCAAACCGCTTTGTACATCTCGACTTTGAAGTAAGCACTCCGGACTGGCTGGACTGGGCCGCTACAAACAACATCGCCGAAGAGCTGCTCGCTTTCATCAAATTCAGACCCGGCCTGCTGCATGACTTTGATCCTGCCCGCAACGAGAAAGCATTTCCTTCCCCCCGCTCTTGGGAATTTGTATCCGGGATCATCAAGGCCGCCCCCAGCCCGGAAGTTGAATATGAACTCTTCAAAGGGACAGTCGGCGAAGGTGCCGCAGCCGAATTCAGCGGATTTTGCAAAATCTACCGCAAGCTTCCCGACCCTGAATTCGTTCTCAAATCACCGGACAAAGTTACTATCCCCGAAGATCCTGCTACGGCATATGCTCTTTGTGAATCCGTAGCATCCAAAGCAGCCCCGGAACATGCGGAATCAATCATGGTCTTCGCCTCAAGACTGCCTGCTGAATTCGCCGTATTGCTGGTGCGTAATGCAGTCAAAAAAGACCGCTCCATTGTAGAGTCAGACGGCTTCAACCGCTGGGCCACCGCCAACTCGGACATCCTGTTCTAGGAATTTACTAATGAACGCTGACCGTAAACTGCTTAAGGCCCGTGCCGACCTGCTCTTGCAGCACCCCTTCTTCGGCTCCCTATGCCTGCGCATGGAGCCGCAGGAAGACCGCACGTGCGACGGTACATGGACCGATGGAAAAACCTTCGCCTACAATCCGCACTTTGTGGACAAGCTTTCCAATGAAGAACTACAGGGAGTGCTGGCTCACACCATCATGCATCCGGCCTGTCAGCACCACAAAAGACGCGGCAACCGTGATGTACGACTTTGGAATATGGCCTGCGACTACTCCATTAATTGGATTCTTTTGGAAGCAGGATTCCAGTTGCCCGAAGGGTTTCTGGATGATGAAAAATACCACGGCAAAAACGCCGAGGAAATTTTCACTGCACTGACAAAGGACTTCGACCAGTCCGGCAACCCGGAAATAGGCAAGCAGCAAGACGGCCCTAAACGCATTGATGTTGAGTACGAAGACGGACAAGGCGAAGGCAACGACCTTGAATCCGGCGATAATGAAGAACGTTCCCAGAATGGAGATGACGGAGAGTCATCATCAGAGGGCATGGACTCGGAAGAAATAGAGGATTCCCAAGGAGAAACCGATCAGGATCAATCAGCCGATCCCGGTGGAACCGGAGAAATCCGCGATGCAGATGATGCAGAGTCCGGTGACGGTGATTCCGGCGAAGAAACCGATAAAGACTGGCTGCTTGCGCTGGCGCAGGCAACCAATCAGGCCCGTGATTGTGGAGATCTGCCCGGAGGACTTGAGCGTCTGGTGGAAAAGCTGCTTTACCCGAAACTGGACTGGCGGGAACTTCTGGAACGCTTCATAAGTGCCAGAGCACGCAACGATTATGCCTGGCCCCCCCCCAGCCGCCGCCATCTGCACATGGGCCTGTATCTGCCCTCGCTTTCAACAGAACAACTGCCTGAAGTTGTGCTGGCAGTTGATACATCCGGCAGTATCGCCCCGCAGGAGCTGGAGCAATTTGCAGCAGAATTATCATCCATTCTGGAAGCATACGACACCACCCTCCGGGTTGTCTGGTGCGATCTCG contains the following coding sequences:
- the rbsA gene encoding ribose ABC transporter ATP-binding protein RbsA, with the translated sequence MSVLLRLEGIEKSFPGVKALDGVNLNVSAGKVMGLVGENGAGKSTLMKVLTGIYKRDAGFINYLGQNRNFKSPRDSQQAGISIIHQELNLLPELSIAENIFLGREKVGTMGRILWKDMYASADKLLAKLGVKRSSKIRLGELGIGEQQMVEIAKAISFESKVIIMDEPTDTLTETETTALFNVINELRDSGHGIVYISHRLKEIFEICDDVTVIRDGQFIGESPVSDIDEDRLIEMMVGRRLDEQFPRVEVQPGQVSLEVKELSGPRLDNISFSLHEGEILGVSGLMGAGRTELMKAIYGAYPVTGGSVSLFGETLKIKSPHDALEAGIAYISEDRKADGLVLGLSIIENMTLAALREFSSAAGHIHRSREKEAVDSYIDTFNIRTPSRDQAVGNLSGGNQQKVAIAKGLMDRPKVFILDEPTRGVDVGAKKEIYQLINRFKEEGMSIILVSSEMPEILGMSDRILVMHEGRICGEYKAEEADQEKLMACAIGRGR
- a CDS encoding TVP38/TMEM64 family protein produces the protein MSAVSSESKVSMKALIKGLAMLSVLGLSVYLIRYAGLADALDTHWMDEHVRSRGLTGVLTYVGLAAFFSAVGFPRQVICFMGGYAYGFALGTLLGTIGTGLGCAGAFVYSRLVGRSFIKRKFGARIQKVDDFLSRSPFNMALTIRFFPLGSNVVTNILAGVTSIPALPFILGSTVGYLPQNMVFALFGSGVEVSSSLRMIMAVVLFVISTLLGFKIYRKYRNQAEAVVE
- the rbsD gene encoding D-ribose pyranase gives rise to the protein MKRTGLLNSELSYIISKLGHFDALTVCDAGLPIPEGVQRIDLAVSEGIPSFIDVVKAVLMEMELESVELAEEFKDVSSDRHDELISVLEMESAQRGKDIPVDYVRHVNFKLNTKKSVAIVRTGEFTPYANITFKAGVVF
- a CDS encoding vWA domain-containing protein, giving the protein MNADRKLLKARADLLLQHPFFGSLCLRMEPQEDRTCDGTWTDGKTFAYNPHFVDKLSNEELQGVLAHTIMHPACQHHKRRGNRDVRLWNMACDYSINWILLEAGFQLPEGFLDDEKYHGKNAEEIFTALTKDFDQSGNPEIGKQQDGPKRIDVEYEDGQGEGNDLESGDNEERSQNGDDGESSSEGMDSEEIEDSQGETDQDQSADPGGTGEIRDADDAESGDGDSGEETDKDWLLALAQATNQARDCGDLPGGLERLVEKLLYPKLDWRELLERFISARARNDYAWPPPSRRHLHMGLYLPSLSTEQLPEVVLAVDTSGSIAPQELEQFAAELSSILEAYDTTLRVVWCDLEVTGEQTFTRADLPLELQPQGGGGTDFRPVFNFIESKNIDPACLVYLSDMECGQFPEREPDYPVLWARTGGAGYPPPFGEMIDVI
- a CDS encoding glycosyltransferase family 2 protein translates to MTNHYELSLVIPVYNEQDNLRKLMQEIDSALEPTDIPYEVIFVDDGSKDNSLAVLKDISSTYPKARYISFAENRGQSAAFCAGFDEARAPRVATMDADLQNDPADLPAMYALYNEGHTMTIGWRQKRKDVWIKRIASKIANAIRNRLTNETVQDTGCSLKIMDTAMVRAIPRFNGMHRFLPTLMKMQGASVAEMKVNHRPRFEGESKYGTIDRAIAGGYDLLGVRWLLGRHFSYSVKERSDDK
- a CDS encoding AAA family ATPase, yielding MTPKLIANSLHTLIKTKQPTFLWGPPGVGKSQVVAQVANELDLKLIDLRAVLLDPVDLRGLPRISDDGDASWCPPSFLPKDGKGILFLDELNAAPPLVQAACYQLVLDRKLGEYALPEGWTVIAAGNRESDKAVTHRMPSALANRFVHLDFEVSTPDWLDWAATNNIAEELLAFIKFRPGLLHDFDPARNEKAFPSPRSWEFVSGIIKAAPSPEVEYELFKGTVGEGAAAEFSGFCKIYRKLPDPEFVLKSPDKVTIPEDPATAYALCESVASKAAPEHAESIMVFASRLPAEFAVLLVRNAVKKDRSIVESDGFNRWATANSDILF